A stretch of the Rosa rugosa chromosome 5, drRosRugo1.1, whole genome shotgun sequence genome encodes the following:
- the LOC133708179 gene encoding uncharacterized protein LOC133708179, whose protein sequence is MRAGSLWADEPNSPSTSVPRVPQPNPSKHSVSNVFSLLARREVSPQTKHSAKKLWGKASKSQSDNIGPRCEAARDARNGLVSWVEAESLQHLSAKYCPLVPPPRSTIAAAFSPDGKTLASTHGDHTVKIIDCRTGRCLKVLSGHRRTPWVVRFHPLHPDILASGSLDHEVRLWDSNTAECIGSRDFLRPIASIAFHAQGDLLAVASGHKLYIWHYNRRGESSSPTIVLKTRRSLRAVHFHPHAAPFLLTAEVNDLDSSDSSMTLATSPGYLRYPPPTVYLADAHSSDRTSLADGLPLMSLPFLIWPSFARDSGRISMQRSDVDIGSSSAQQRVDPSASVRLLTYSTPSGQYELLLSHIEPNSSSPAPEDTGNSPFLSEMETEVSQSAMGTLEPMEVQPESRSNHIFPFGDSTYWELPFLQGWLIGQTQASQRNMRLVSDSAHDNPSTNGEMDSPAPITSSVIPTGVNQPRVTGRSSSRHRTSRSHMLSAIGSNEGAGFNNIAHGESEPQPVVSRIQSELANSLAAAAAAELPCTVKLRVWPHDVKNPCAPLDAERCYLTIPHAVLCSEMGAHFSPCGRFLAACVACMLPHLEGDPGLQGQANHDITGAATSPTRHPISAHHVVYELRIYSLEEATFGMVLASRAIRAAHCLTSIQFSPTSEHILLAYGRRHSSLLKSVVIDGETTVPIYTILEVYRVSDMELVRILPSAEDEVNVACFHPSVGGGLVYGTKEGKLRILQYDSSHAVGHTTSSFLDENMLEVPTYALEC, encoded by the exons ATGAGGGCAGGTTCGTTGTGGGCCGACGAGCCCAATTCTCCTTCTACCTCCGTGCCCCGCGTTCCCCAGCCTAATCCCTCCAAGCACAG TGTTAGCAATGTGTTTAGCTTGTTAGCACGGAGAGAGGTCTCTCCTCAAACAAAACATTCGGCAAAGAAGTTATGGGGGAAAGCTTCCAAGAGTCAATCTGATAACATTGGCCCAAGGTGTGAAGCAGCTAGAGATGCTAGAAATGGCCTTGTGTCATG GGTGGAGGCAGAGTCGCTCCAGCATTTATCTGCAAAATATTGCCCGCTTGTGCCTCCTCCACGGTCAACTATTGCAGCAGCCTTCAGCCCTGATGGAAAGACACTTGCTTCCACTCA TGGAGATCATACTGTAAAGATCATTGATTGCCGAACTGGAAGATGCTTAAAGGTGTTGAGTGGTCACCGCAGGACACCTTGGGTG GTCAGGTTTCATCCTTTGCATCCAGATATACTGGCTAGTGGAAGTCTGGATCATGAAGTGAGGTTGTGGGATTCAAACACGGCAGAGTGTATAGGATCGCGTGATTTCT TACGCCCCATTGCTTCCATAGCTTTCCATGCCCAAGGCGATCTTCTTGCTGTTGCATCAGGTCACAAG TTATACATATGGCACTACAATAGAAGAGGAGAGTCATCCTCACCAACAATAGTACTGAAGACACGACGTTCGCTTCGGGCTGTGCATTTTCATCCTCATGCTGCTCCTTTCCTTTTAACTGCTGAG GTCAATGACCTTGACTCGTCAGATTCCTCGATGACACTCGCAACTTCTCCGGGTTACTTGCGCTATCCCCCACCTACTGTGTATTTGGCAGATGCTCATTCCAGTGATCGTACTAGTTTGGCAGATGGACTACCtcttatgtctttaccattccTGATATGGCCTTCATTTGCTAGAGATAGTGGGAGAATATCTATGCAGCGTAGTGATGTGGATATTGGTTCAAGTAGTGCACAACAGAGAGTTGATCCTTCTGCTTCTGTGCGGCTCCTTACATATTCAACTCCATCAGGGCAGTATGAACTTCTGTTGTCCCATATTGAACCAAATAGCTCTTCTCCAGCGCCAGAAGACACGGGAAATAGTCCGTTTTTGAGTGAAATGGAAACTGAAGTTTCTCAATCTGCTATGGGTACTTTAGAGCCTATGGAAGTGCAACCAGAAAGCAGAAGTAATCATATTTTCCCTTTTGGTGACTCAACATATTGGGAACTTCCTTTCTTGCAAGGGTGGCTAATTGGTCAGACCCAAGCTAGCCAACGGAATATGCGGCTGGTAAGTGATTCTGCCCATGACAATCCATCTACAAATGGTGAGATGGACAGCCCAGCTCCTATCACTTCCTCAGTAATACCGACCGGTGTAAACCAACCTAGGGTTACTGGAAGATCTAGTTCCCGGCACCGTACTTCACGTTCTCATATGTTGTCAGCAATTGGGTCTAATGAGGGTGCTGGATTCAATAATATCGCTCATGGTGAAAGTGAGCCTCAACCTGTTGTCAGCAGAATCCAATCTGAGCTTGCTAACTCCCTTGCTGCAGCAGCGGCGGCAGAGTTACCTTGTACTGTGAAGCTCAGAGTTTGGCCACATGATGTGAAAAATCCGTGTGCTCCCCTTGATGCTGAAAGATGTTACTTAACTATTCCGCATGCCGTACTTTGTAG TGAAATGGGAGCCCATTTTTCACCTTGTGGAAGGTTTTTAGCAGCCTGTGTTGCATGTATGTTGCCTCATTTGGAAGGTGATCCTGGATTACAGGGCCAGGCCAACCATGATATCACAGGGGCAGCAACCTCCCCAACTCGTCACCCAATTTCAGCTCACCATGTTGTGTATGAGCTCCGGATATATTCCCTCGAGGAGGCAAC GTTTGGCATGGTTCTTGCATCCCGGGCAATACGAGCTGCCCATTGCTTGACATCTATTCAG TTCTCTCCTACGTCAGAACACATATTACTTGCGTATGGCCGGCGTCACAGTTCACTTCTTAAGAGTGTTGTCATTGACGGAGAGACAACAGTGCCTATTTACACCATTCTGGAG GTATATAGAGTTTCTGATATGGAACTTGTGAGAATTCTCCCTAGTGCAGAAGATGAGGTCAACGTAGCTTGTTTTCATCCTTCTGTCGGAGGTGGCCTTGTTTATGGAACTAAG GAAGGGAAGTTAAGGATCCTCCAATATGATAGTTCTCATGCCGTGGGTCATACAACTTCCAGTTTTCTTGATGAAAACATGCTAGAG GTCCCAACTTATGCTTTAGAATGCTAG